From Thermodesulforhabdaceae bacterium:
TGGAGCAGATGAAATGTAAATCTTGGGGGTTCTTGTATCCACTCCCAAAAAAACTTCCTTAGTCCCATCCATAGAATGATTATCGCAAACTATAATGGCACTCCTCAGATCCGGATAATGTTTCATCAATCCAGCATCAACTTGAGACACTACATAAGCAATATTAGATGCTTCATTAAAAGTGGGGATAGCTACTATCAAGTCAACTTCGGTTATTCCAGAAGGATTTTCCTCAGCGTATATCATTATTCTCTCTCCCCTCTCAATATATCATTCACCTGCTTTTTTAGCCCCTTTCAAATACTTAAGCGCCTCGATCTTTGTTGAAAAAACAACACTTCCCTGTGGATTTGAAAAATTCTTATAAACTTCAAGAGATCTCAAAAAGTCGAAGAAATCCGGATCTTTTCCATAGGCTTCAGCATAAATTCTGGTTGCTTCCGCATCAGCCTGACCTCTAATCTTCTGAGCAGTCATAAAGGCTTCGGATCTAATTTTTGCTAGCTCCTTTTCCATCTGTCCTAGGATGATTGCTTTTTCTCCTTCACCTTCGGATCTGTATTGAGCGGCAATGCGTTTCCGTTCGGAAATCATTCTATCGAAAACTTTCTGCTGAACGGTGTCTATATAATTTATGCGTTTGACAAGAATATCCAGCAGTTCAATACCAAGTTCTTTGAGAAGAGGCGAAGCGGTAGCGATCATTTCTCTTGTAATCTTTTCACGCCCCTTTTCGAGTTTTAGGGGTTCATCACTTTCTCCCGCCTTTGTAGCGACTGCGTAATCGGTCATCTCTCCACTCTCAAGAAGACTCTTTCCAGCCTCTTCCCATCCCTCGCTTCGGACCAACTCCACAAGCAAATTATTAGCTACATGATCCCGCACTACCGAATCAATAATGCCATCCAGGCGACTATGAGCCGTCTGAATTGACCCTACTCGCATAAGGAAAAGCAATGGATCTCCAATTTTCCACCGAGCTGTGGTATCTACCCAAATGTATTTTTTGTCTCTGGTGGGAATCTGAGTAGGATTGCCATCCCACTTCAGCACTCGCTTTTCAAAAACATTTACTTTCTGAATAAAAGGAATCTTGAAGTAAAGCCCAGCAGTAGTAATGGGGCTTCTTACTGGTCTTCCAAACTGAGTAATCACAACCTGCTGAGTTTCGTTCACAACAAAAAAAACATCTCCAACTATCAATAACATTATCAGCGATACTGGAACAATCCATCTGACACCATTCATAAATCGTCCTTCTTACAAAAACATCACGGTTTGGCTGTGGTCTTATGTTGTTCTGTCGGTTCCTTAGATGGAGTTTCTATAAATGTCCCCCTGGACAAGTCCAAAAACGGAAGAATATTTTTCTGAGTCTCATCCAATATAAATACACTCTTGGCAGAATTCATAAGATGTTCAAAAGACTCAAGATACATACGCTTTCGAGTAATATCCGGAGCTTTTTGATAGGCCGTGAAAATTTCCGAAAATCGATCGGCTTCTCCCCGAGCTCTATTTACTCGCTCTGTTGCATAACCTTCAGCTTCCGTAATTATCTGTCTCGCCTCCCCCCTAGCCTTAGGAATGTTCTCATTGTAAAGCTTTTGAGCCTCGTTGATCATACGTTCCTTTTCCTGCCTGGCTTCGTTGACTTCATTGAAAGCCGCACGAACAGGTTCTGGAGGATTCACGTTTTGAAGCTTCACTGATACAATATGGATCCCTGTTTCGTAGTGATCCATGATTGCCTGAATCTCTTTGCGAGCGTTCTCAGCTATTCCAGCTCTTCCAATTGTAAGCACCTCGTCAGCATAGCGATTACCCACCATTCTTCTCATAACTGATTCAGAAATATCATCCAGGGTCCCTTCAACATCCCGAACTCGGAATAGATACTTTACTGGATCGGCAATTTTATATTGAACCGTCCATTGAACATCTACCACATTGAGATCTCCACTGAGCATTCTTGCTTCTTCCTCATAACCTTTTTCAGTAAATCTACTTCTCACACCAGCTTCAACTGTTCGGTAACCATATTCTCTTTGAAGAACCCGTCCTGTAACAACCTTTTGAACCTGTTCAATCCCAAAGGGTATTTTGAAATGCAAACCGGGATCGGCTGTGCGTATAAATTTGCCAAATCTTAAAACTACAGCCGTTTCTTGTGGGTTTACGATGTAGTAGGAATTTAGAGCTACTATAATGACAGCAAACACTATGATTCCCACCCAGATCGGACTTCGCCGATATCCAAAAAGGTTTCTCAGTCTTTGAAAAAGTTCCTCAAATTCTGGAGGAACACCAGGCTTTGATGGACGTCTTGGCTCCCACACCATTGTCTTCCTTTCAAAACATATTCGGCCAGAGTAATCCGACCTTGCTACAAAAACTTACAATGCCAACCCACCAAAAGGCGAACCTTACCATCACTTAAGTATAGCTCTATAATTCTGCATTGTGACCTCAGGCACTACCTCAAGTCAATGCATCGTAATAGCATAAAGCCACTTATGTCAAGAAATGTGGAGGGTGTTCTAAAAAACTCCGTAATAGAATTGTAGGGGCGACGCATGCGTCGCCCCTACAGTCACGTGGTGAATCATATATTGAGGTCGTTTTTAGCTACCTGAGTCTGGGAAGGTCTTCCAAGCCGAATTTCGTCCCTCCCTTTTCTATGTTTCGCCACCTCATAAGGGAAGTTTTGGAACACCCTTAGAAATGTAGGAGGGTATTTCAAAATTCCCAGTTGATAATGGAAAACAATCAAAAACATGATAACATGCGGGATTTCTAGAACTGGCATTTAAACTTTCCCTATTTCGAGGCCTCGATAAAGTCAAAAAGTACTTAAAGTTTCACCTTGTCAAGATTTTCCAATAAAGGCAATATAAACTTCCGTGAGGATAATTTTATGGAAAGGCCATGTTTTAGCGATAACCAAATTCATCAACTAGATCAGGCGATAGAGATAGCGGAAGACATTGTGGGAGATCATTTCAAAATTTCGACAGCCGAATGGAAGCATTATCGCTACGATATAAGATCCTTAAAGTATCTCTACCCCGAAGAAATAACCGACATAGCCTATGCTCAGATTCTTCGGTACACTCAACATCCTCAGGAACGCTTTCGAGGAAGTCTTCGAGGAGAGTATTTTAAGATTTGCTTACAAGATCATGTTATCCTTAAAACGCTTAATACTAACTCTGATCTTTTATTTGTGCCTTTCCTTGTATATATAGTAACGCATGAACTCATCCACATAGTAAGATTTGCTAGATTCCTTCAGCATTTTATTGCAAATGAATCGGAACAAATCGAAGAAGAACGAAGAGTTCACCATCTTACTCAAGATCTGTTGAAAAAGAGAAAGATTTCCGGTATGGAAAGCACCTTACAGTTTTTTTCCGAGTATTTACCAATAGACGTCTTTCAAGCCCATAAGTAATAGACAAAGAGGGAGAGGGCACCATGAAGTCGTCCAAAATTACCCGCGAAGAAGTAAAGCACATTGCAAAGCTTGCACGGCTCAAACTATCGGATGAAGAAGAGGAACGAATGACTCACCAGATAAACGATATTCTCCTCTACATGGAAAAGCTTAATGAACTTGATACGTCCAACATTGAGCCCATGCATCACGCAGTAGAGCAAGTAAATGTCATGAGAGAAGATAAGCCAAAGCCATCGCTTGAACACGAAAAAGCCCTTGCAAATGCCCCTCAACAAAACGGGGTATTTTTCATTGTTCCTAAGGTAATATGACGAAAATCCGCTTTGTTGTTACAATAAAAATGTTCACAAAAGGAGAGAAAACCCATGAGCGAAGAAATCACCCGCTGGGGCATTGCCGAGACAAGGCGGCGGCTAATAAAAAAGGAAATTACATCTGTTGAAGTAACTGAAGCTTATTTGAAACGAATTGAGACTCTCAACCCAAAGCTTAATGCATTCATTACTGTTTGCCGAGAACGAGCGCTTAAGGATGCTCAATTTTACACAGAACATCCAGAAAGACTCTTAGAAAAACCCCTGGGCGGGATCCCCATAGCCATAAAAGACTGCCTTTGCACAGAAGGGATAAGAACCTCTTGCGGAAGTAAAATTCTTGAGTCCTTCGTGCCACCATATAATTCAACCGTTGTAGAAAAGCTTTCGCAAGCTGGAGCCATCCTGATAGGCAAAACCAATATGGATGAATTTGCAATGGGGTCGAGCACTGAACATTCCTATTTTGGACCCACTAGAAATCCCTGGGACATGTCAAGAGTCCCTGGAGGGTCTAGTGGAGGATCAGCAGCAGCGGTGGCAGCCTGCCTATGCACAGGAGCCATTGGAACAGACACGGGTGGATCTATTCGGCAACCTGCGGCTTTTTGTGGCATTGTGGGCATGAAACCAACCTATGGAAGAGTTTCTCGTTACGGGCTCATTGCCTTCGCTTCATCGCTGGATCAGGCAGGCCCTATGGCAAGAAACGTTCAAGATACGGCTTTGCTTCTACAAATTATCTCCGGATACGATCCCAAAGATACCACATCAATTCTTAAGGAAGTTCCATCATACTGCGAAGAAATGAAAAAACCCGTAAAAAACCTGAGATTGGGGGTTCCTAAAGAATATTTCGCTGTAAAAGGTATGGATCCCAATATCGAAGAAGCCATAAGGAAAGCTATTAAGGTTTTCGAAAGCCTTGGGGCAAGAACCATCGATATAAGCCTACCGCATACGGAGTATGGGGTCGCCGCCTATTATATCATCGCACCGGCGGAAGCAAGCTCAAATCTTGCTCGCTACGATGGAGTAAAATACGGCTTCAGATCATCATCTGGAACTCAGGATCTTATATCGATGTATTCAGAAACAAGATATCAGGGTTTTGGATCTGAAGTAAAAAGACGTATCATGATTGGAACCTATGCTTTGTCCGCCGGATATTATGAAGCATACTACCACAAGGCATCACAGGTGAGAAATCTTATAAGAAAAGACTTCGAGGAAGCATTCCTTACCTGCGATGCTATAATCGCTCCCGTAACGCCAATTCTTCCTTTTTTTATCGGCGAAAAACTAGAAGATCCGCTGTCGATGTATCTATCCGACATTTATACTCTTCCAGCAAGCCTCGCCGGGATACCAGGCATCACAATCCCTTGTGGCCTTTCCCCCGAAGGACTTCCCATTGGCTTGCAAATTCTCGGAAACTATTTTCAAGAAGATCTAATACTACGATTAGCCTACGCCTTTGATCAAGCTTCCGGCATGAGTGCTAGATATCCATCGATCTGATGAGAGTCCTTCATATTGGCAAATATTACCCACCCGTTCCAGGGGGAATGGAATATTTTTTGAGAGATCTTCTCGTGGCTCTGGCTCGCCGCGGAATCGAAGTCGGAGCCCTGGTGCACCACCATAAACCCGGCTTACCTTCAAGCTTTGAAATAATTGATAGAGTCTTTGTCTGGCGATCAAAAATCCTGGGACATCTGGGTTTTATCCCACTAAGTCCAGCTTTTCTTAAATCTTTCCTTGAATGTATCAACAACTGGAAGCCTGATATCCTTCATTTCCACCTTCCCAATGCATCAGCTTTCTGGGGACTGGGAATCTGCCGGGCAAAAAAAATTCCCTGGGTAATACACTGGCACGCCGATGTCGTCTCATCAAATTTCAGTAAGATACTAAAATTTAGCTATCCTATCTATGCTATTCCAGAAAGACTTTTTCTGAAACGAGCAGATGTCGTCATAGCCTCATCGCCGGATTATCTGAATTCCAGTAAACCCCTTAATGACTTTCACAATAAATGCACTGTTGTGCCTTTAGGTATTGATACCGACCGGATGCCTTATCCTTCTTCTTCACTTTTACAATGGGCGGAACAAACCTGGGGGAACACATCATTTAGAGTATTATCCGCCGGAAGGCTCAGCTATTATAAGGGTTTTGATGTTTTAATAAAGGCTATAGGTCTTCTTCCTGAAGATGTGAGTCTCCACATTGCGGGAACAGGTTACTTAGAGAATCCACTAAAAAAATTAGCCCGCCAATTAGGGCTTCAAAATCGAGTAGTTTTTCACGGTTATCTTTCTCCAGAACAGCTTACCGCTCTATTTCTCTCAAGCCACTGTTTTGTTCTATCATCCATCGAACGAACCGAAGCTTTCGGCATAGTGCTTCTTGAAGCTATGTTTCACGAAAAACCAATTATAGCAAGCAACCTAAAAGGATCTGGTATGTCCTGGATTGTTAAAAATGCTCGGTGTGGATTGCTTTTTGAACCTGGAAATATTCACGATTGCGCAGAAAAAATCCTGTGGCTTAAAAATAACCCCAGGAAAGCTATAAAATATGGAGAAGCAGGAAAAACTTTTTTACTGGACAATCTATTAATAGATCGTGTTGCTAAAAAAATTGCCTTTATTTATCAAGGTTTATTATGATTACCTTTATTTTTTTTTACAATCATAAGAGAAAGATAATGTGGTTTTCTACCCTTCAGTTCCCCTAATTCACAAAAAATCTCCTGATCAGGTAAACCACAGCGGCTGACATAGAAAATTGAAGCGTGAAGAGACTTTTCCTCAAGAGTTTTTATAATTTCTGGCATCTGGCGATATACTTTTAAAAGCACCACCGTATCGCAACATTCCAAAGTTTTATCCAGATGAGCGGCTCCTCGAGCTCCCGACACGACGGCCATCGATTCTTCCCCCTCTACCACGGGCACATTACAGAAGGAAGCAGCCGCTTGAAACGATGTGATGCCCGGGATTGTCTGGATTGGAACATCTGGATACAAGCTTCGAATCGTTCGCATAATGTAGATGTAAGTGCTGTAAACCAGGGGATCGCCTATAGTGATAAAAGCTACATCTTCTCCCCGAGCAAGTAACTCAATCATTGGCTTACAGTTATCATGCCACGCCTTTTCCAATTCTTGTTGATCGTAGGTCATTGGAAAGGGAAGCGAATAAACATTAGCTTGCGGGGAAAGATAGCTTTTAACAGCTTCAAGAGCCACACTGTAGTCATTTTTGGAAGAAGACGCTGCGAAGATATATGATACTTTCTGCAATATCCTCACAGCCTTTACAGTCAAAAGCTCTGGATCCCCGGGACCGACTCCGATACCGTATAATGTTCCAAAGTTTGCCATTAATTCCAATTAACCCAACTTTAATAAACTGAAAGGGCTCGCTCCATATACGGCGAGCCCTAATTTTCATTTATCCCCCACCTATTTAGACTTCCTCGACGGTGATAGCTCCTTGCTCGCACACTTCTACACAGCTTTCGCAACCAAGACATTCATCTGCATTTACAGGTTCAGCCTTACCATCGATCATTTCGTAAACGTTCACGGGGCATACTTCCACACATTCACCGTCACCAGCACACTTGTCTTTGTCAACCGTTACTCTCCACATCGATATCGTCTCCCTCTCTGTTTTCAAGACTTCTGTAACTCAATCACGCCCACTACCATTTTTTATCTTTCAGCGCTGGTCCTACTGGAAAAATCAACCCCACCAGCTAGCAAAAAATAGCCTTATACGCAACCAGTAGGCTTAGGAAGACCAGCCATCTTACAAGCACCCTTACCAGGTCCAGATGGGAAAAGTTCATAGATTTCTTTGAGCTTATAGCCAGTCAGCTTGGTCAAAATTCGAACCATCGGAGCAATACCGTGTTTCTTGTAATAATCCTGGAGGATGTTGATGATCTTCCAATGAGCTTCCGTAAGTTCTTCAATACCTTCAGACTTCTTCACATACTCGACCCATTCAGGGCACCACTGATCGAAGCTAGAAATGAACCCATCCTCATCAATCTCGAATACTTTGCCTTTGTACTCAATCGTCTTTGCCATACCTCAACACCTCCTCTTTGTTAAACATCATAATTGATCATCTACAGCGGGGAGAAGGGCTTCCTTGAAGCTCCCCGACTTCATGTTCCCTACCCTGTAGGACTGGGCTGTCTTCACAAAGCTTTTCGCCCATTCTTTACAGGTCAATGCATGAACATGAGCATACAAAGCTACACAGTTTCTATACACTATTCCATCAAATTGTTCAACTATTCCGTGGCCTTTCTGAAGTTTCAGAATAAAACGCACATCCCTATAGCTATCATTCTTCAAAACAGCTCTAGAATAGTGAAATTCATGTCCTCTAAAGGAATAGCCTACAGGAAAAAAGGGGTTTTCCTCAACAATTTGTCCTAAGACGTAACCATGTCCCTGAGGCCTCTTATACATTTCTACTTCTAAAGGTAACACTCCAACCATAGGGTAAGAACTCTTATCAACTGTAATATATTCGCTAAGATACATAAGCCCACCACATTCGGCATAAACAGGCAAACCCCTATCGATAGCTTCTCTTATCTCTGCTTTCAAAACATCGTTTCCTGCCAGAATCTCCGCATAAACCTCAGGGAATCCACCACCAATATATAGCCCATCAATATTGGATGGCAAATGCTTATCAGCTAAAGCCGAAAAGAAAACCAATTTCGCTCCAGCCTTTTCAAGAGCTAGTAGATTTTCAGGATAATAAAACTGAAATGCTTCGTCTCTAATAACCCCTATCACGCAACCTAACTCTTTAGCACTTCGGCTGTCAAAAGATAGAGAAAAATCCACAAATCCTAACCCGCAAGATCTTCCCTTTTCCGCAATGGACAAAACCTTTTCTAGATCCACCGAATCCTTAACAATATTACGAGCATAATCGATAGCTTCCCTTACTTTAAAGTGCTCAAAAGCAGGAATAAGACCGAGATGCCTTTCAGGAAAAAAATTATTGGATAGCCTAGGAATGGAGCCTACAACAGGCACACCACAAGATTCTTCAATCGCTCGCCTTATGAGAGTCTCCTGCCGAGAGGTCCCTACTCTATTGAGAATCACCCCACTGACTTTCAAATCCTTATCGAAATGTTGGCAACCATAAACAAGAGCGGCAGAAGTTCTTGTCATTTTAGTAACGTCTATAATGAGAACAACCGGAAGTCCAAGAAGTTTTGCAAGTTCTGCAGTGGAACAGCTTCCTATTTCATCCAGGCCATCGAAAAGCCCTCGATTACCCTCAACCAGAGCTATATCTGCTTTATTGCTTTGGTAGCAAAAGGAAGCTACAACATCTTCTGGTTTCATAAGAAACATATCAAGATTATAACAGGGAGATCCCGCTGCGACAGAAAGCCAGCCTGCATCGATGTAATCGGGACCTTTTTTAAAAGGGACAACTTTGTAACCGATCGATTTGAAAGCAGCGGCAAGACCGGTAGAAACAAAGGTTTTACCGGATCCACCTTTAAGTGCGGCAACAACTAGACCAGCAGGATTTAACACGCCAGGAAAGCATTTCTGTTGCCTCAGTTTTTCCATTGAATTCTCGACAATCCATATCAGATAATTCTTAAAGGGGAGGAATTTAACCCTCCCCTTTGTTTCTCTATGCTAGAACTTAAACTGAGTTGTAGTTCTCCAGGTCGTCATGGCAAGGCGGTAATCATCAATATGTTCATGACGGAATTCAAATCCAGTCTTTTCGAAGAACCTCTCCCAACCAATTCGATTAATCCATTCACCGATTCGTTCATAGCGACGAGCATCAGATGCGTAAACTTCAACAATTTTCCGAATTGTTTTCACGACTGTAGGCCATCTAGGAGGCTCATTAGGAATGTAAGGTACGGCCAGCTTAGAGAACATCGGTGGGACTCGAGAGTTG
This genomic window contains:
- the hflC gene encoding protease modulator HflC → MNGVRWIVPVSLIMLLIVGDVFFVVNETQQVVITQFGRPVRSPITTAGLYFKIPFIQKVNVFEKRVLKWDGNPTQIPTRDKKYIWVDTTARWKIGDPLLFLMRVGSIQTAHSRLDGIIDSVVRDHVANNLLVELVRSEGWEEAGKSLLESGEMTDYAVATKAGESDEPLKLEKGREKITREMIATASPLLKELGIELLDILVKRINYIDTVQQKVFDRMISERKRIAAQYRSEGEGEKAIILGQMEKELAKIRSEAFMTAQKIRGQADAEATRIYAEAYGKDPDFFDFLRSLEVYKNFSNPQGSVVFSTKIEALKYLKGAKKAGE
- the hflK gene encoding FtsH protease activity modulator HflK; its protein translation is MVWEPRRPSKPGVPPEFEELFQRLRNLFGYRRSPIWVGIIVFAVIIVALNSYYIVNPQETAVVLRFGKFIRTADPGLHFKIPFGIEQVQKVVTGRVLQREYGYRTVEAGVRSRFTEKGYEEEARMLSGDLNVVDVQWTVQYKIADPVKYLFRVRDVEGTLDDISESVMRRMVGNRYADEVLTIGRAGIAENARKEIQAIMDHYETGIHIVSVKLQNVNPPEPVRAAFNEVNEARQEKERMINEAQKLYNENIPKARGEARQIITEAEGYATERVNRARGEADRFSEIFTAYQKAPDITRKRMYLESFEHLMNSAKSVFILDETQKNILPFLDLSRGTFIETPSKEPTEQHKTTAKP
- the gatC gene encoding Asp-tRNA(Asn)/Glu-tRNA(Gln) amidotransferase subunit GatC, which translates into the protein MKSSKITREEVKHIAKLARLKLSDEEEERMTHQINDILLYMEKLNELDTSNIEPMHHAVEQVNVMREDKPKPSLEHEKALANAPQQNGVFFIVPKVI
- the gatA gene encoding Asp-tRNA(Asn)/Glu-tRNA(Gln) amidotransferase subunit GatA; translated protein: MSEEITRWGIAETRRRLIKKEITSVEVTEAYLKRIETLNPKLNAFITVCRERALKDAQFYTEHPERLLEKPLGGIPIAIKDCLCTEGIRTSCGSKILESFVPPYNSTVVEKLSQAGAILIGKTNMDEFAMGSSTEHSYFGPTRNPWDMSRVPGGSSGGSAAAVAACLCTGAIGTDTGGSIRQPAAFCGIVGMKPTYGRVSRYGLIAFASSLDQAGPMARNVQDTALLLQIISGYDPKDTTSILKEVPSYCEEMKKPVKNLRLGVPKEYFAVKGMDPNIEEAIRKAIKVFESLGARTIDISLPHTEYGVAAYYIIAPAEASSNLARYDGVKYGFRSSSGTQDLISMYSETRYQGFGSEVKRRIMIGTYALSAGYYEAYYHKASQVRNLIRKDFEEAFLTCDAIIAPVTPILPFFIGEKLEDPLSMYLSDIYTLPASLAGIPGITIPCGLSPEGLPIGLQILGNYFQEDLILRLAYAFDQASGMSARYPSI
- a CDS encoding glycosyltransferase; its protein translation is MEYFLRDLLVALARRGIEVGALVHHHKPGLPSSFEIIDRVFVWRSKILGHLGFIPLSPAFLKSFLECINNWKPDILHFHLPNASAFWGLGICRAKKIPWVIHWHADVVSSNFSKILKFSYPIYAIPERLFLKRADVVIASSPDYLNSSKPLNDFHNKCTVVPLGIDTDRMPYPSSSLLQWAEQTWGNTSFRVLSAGRLSYYKGFDVLIKAIGLLPEDVSLHIAGTGYLENPLKKLARQLGLQNRVVFHGYLSPEQLTALFLSSHCFVLSSIERTEAFGIVLLEAMFHEKPIIASNLKGSGMSWIVKNARCGLLFEPGNIHDCAEKILWLKNNPRKAIKYGEAGKTFLLDNLLIDRVAKKIAFIYQGLL
- the cobI gene encoding precorrin-2 C(20)-methyltransferase, encoding MANFGTLYGIGVGPGDPELLTVKAVRILQKVSYIFAASSSKNDYSVALEAVKSYLSPQANVYSLPFPMTYDQQELEKAWHDNCKPMIELLARGEDVAFITIGDPLVYSTYIYIMRTIRSLYPDVPIQTIPGITSFQAAASFCNVPVVEGEESMAVVSGARGAAHLDKTLECCDTVVLLKVYRQMPEIIKTLEEKSLHASIFYVSRCGLPDQEIFCELGELKGRKPHYLSLMIVKKNKGNHNKP
- a CDS encoding ferredoxin, which translates into the protein MWRVTVDKDKCAGDGECVEVCPVNVYEMIDGKAEPVNADECLGCESCVEVCEQGAITVEEV
- a CDS encoding TusE/DsrC/DsvC family sulfur relay protein, which gives rise to MAKTIEYKGKVFEIDEDGFISSFDQWCPEWVEYVKKSEGIEELTEAHWKIINILQDYYKKHGIAPMVRILTKLTGYKLKEIYELFPSGPGKGACKMAGLPKPTGCV
- a CDS encoding cobyrinate a,c-diamide synthase — protein: MEKLRQQKCFPGVLNPAGLVVAALKGGSGKTFVSTGLAAAFKSIGYKVVPFKKGPDYIDAGWLSVAAGSPCYNLDMFLMKPEDVVASFCYQSNKADIALVEGNRGLFDGLDEIGSCSTAELAKLLGLPVVLIIDVTKMTRTSAALVYGCQHFDKDLKVSGVILNRVGTSRQETLIRRAIEESCGVPVVGSIPRLSNNFFPERHLGLIPAFEHFKVREAIDYARNIVKDSVDLEKVLSIAEKGRSCGLGFVDFSLSFDSRSAKELGCVIGVIRDEAFQFYYPENLLALEKAGAKLVFFSALADKHLPSNIDGLYIGGGFPEVYAEILAGNDVLKAEIREAIDRGLPVYAECGGLMYLSEYITVDKSSYPMVGVLPLEVEMYKRPQGHGYVLGQIVEENPFFPVGYSFRGHEFHYSRAVLKNDSYRDVRFILKLQKGHGIVEQFDGIVYRNCVALYAHVHALTCKEWAKSFVKTAQSYRVGNMKSGSFKEALLPAVDDQL